In a genomic window of Nesterenkonia halotolerans:
- a CDS encoding methyltransferase domain-containing protein, whose product MSRLDLSTRDEQLRELMDDPDCDPQRLQATLRRFGLVNRLISGWDLIYRRRLRSLLTSFDRPARVLDLGSGGGDVLTRLAQLAAADGITVEWTGADPDPRAHESALRRAQPGITFRCADAEELISGGESFDLVLSNHVLHHLDADELRQFTAASQQLSSGTVLHADIARGRLAYGLYAVAITPVAPGTFLRTDGLRSIRRSYQRAELAAALGPDWEVSSPAPFRLLAQGPGRG is encoded by the coding sequence ATGAGCCGCCTCGACCTCTCCACCCGCGATGAGCAGCTGCGTGAGCTCATGGATGACCCGGACTGCGATCCGCAGCGCCTGCAGGCCACGCTGCGGCGCTTCGGACTGGTCAACCGGCTGATCTCCGGCTGGGACCTGATCTACCGCCGACGGCTGCGCAGCCTGCTGACCAGCTTCGACCGGCCCGCCCGCGTGCTGGACCTCGGCTCCGGCGGCGGCGACGTGCTGACCCGGCTGGCCCAGCTCGCCGCGGCAGACGGCATCACCGTGGAGTGGACCGGCGCCGACCCGGACCCGCGAGCCCACGAATCGGCGCTGCGCCGAGCCCAGCCGGGGATCACCTTCCGCTGCGCAGACGCCGAAGAGCTGATCTCCGGCGGGGAGAGCTTCGACCTCGTGCTCTCCAACCATGTGCTCCACCATCTGGACGCCGACGAGCTGCGGCAGTTCACCGCCGCGTCCCAGCAGCTCTCCTCCGGCACGGTGCTCCACGCGGACATCGCCCGCGGTCGCCTCGCCTATGGGCTCTACGCCGTGGCCATCACCCCGGTCGCGCCCGGGACCTTCCTGCGCACCGACGGGCTTCGCTCGATCCGGCGCAGCTACCAGCGCGCCGAGCTGGCCGCTGCGCTGGGCCCGGACTGGGAGGTCTCCTCCCCCGCCCCCTTCCGACTGCTCGCCCAGGGGCCCGGCCGTGGCTGA